One window of the Anaerotignum faecicola genome contains the following:
- a CDS encoding 4Fe-4S binding protein — protein sequence VDGVAVVDKEKCVACGKCVASCPNHLIELVPYTAEHLVQCSSHDKGKDVKAKCESGCIACTLCTKQCEFDAIHMDNNVAVIDYEKCTNCGKCAAKCPVKVIV from the coding sequence GGTTGACGGTGTGGCTGTTGTCGATAAGGAGAAATGTGTGGCCTGCGGCAAATGTGTGGCCTCCTGTCCGAACCATTTGATCGAGCTCGTGCCGTATACGGCGGAGCACCTCGTTCAGTGCAGCTCCCATGACAAGGGCAAAGATGTAAAGGCAAAATGTGAATCAGGCTGTATCGCCTGTACCTTATGCACGAAGCAGTGTGAGTTCGATGCCATCCACATGGATAATAATGTGGCGGTAATCGACTATGAGAAGTGTACCAACTGCGGGAAGTGCGCGGCGAAATGTCCGGTTAAGGTTATTGTTTAA